Proteins encoded together in one Fibrobacter sp. UWR2 window:
- a CDS encoding type II toxin-antitoxin system RelE/ParE family toxin, producing MQVVFADKELARCAGDRAYAVRKLGQRRADVYSVRIDALLRAVDLDSLKYVAGRFHELVGDRAGQWACDLDHPYRLIFKPVLNSDGNIVGLIVEQTVSILEIVDYHK from the coding sequence ATGCAGGTTGTGTTCGCAGACAAAGAATTAGCTCGCTGCGCGGGCGACAGGGCCTATGCTGTGCGAAAGTTGGGGCAACGTCGTGCGGATGTTTATTCGGTAAGAATAGACGCCTTGCTTCGAGCCGTTGATTTGGATTCATTGAAATATGTGGCGGGGCGTTTTCATGAATTGGTTGGCGACCGTGCGGGGCAATGGGCGTGCGATTTGGATCATCCGTATCGGCTTATATTCAAGCCGGTTTTAAATAGTGACGGGAATATTGTCGGATTGATTGTGGAACAAACTGTTTCTATCTTAGAAATTGTAGATTATCATAAGTAG
- a CDS encoding ImmA/IrrE family metallo-endopeptidase — protein sequence MQVYRCDELAVVVPPGRHLAEKLEEMGLDANDLAARMGYTPKAVNDILQGNCRIMPEVAIMLEMVTEIPASFWLRSQIAYDEYLSRELIKATLENQPLWRKSFPPELNARDWVEKDKDNEKSGLSLLKFFAVASPKAWDGYYKDARLKVAFRISLAEVKDPYAMSAWIRRGEILSDQDPMEKLGQIPVRKRLKAALPEIIAFAAANKVRPKGKKRITYWTPEAEVVDDCMTGLQELCRKIGIRVLFVQNFKSAPIHGMYRWYKDVPLIQLHDRFKKRETMWFTFFHELAHVLYHGKKGICLQNIEITHNYPEKEDEANCFAQKCMVEAGFKV from the coding sequence ATGCAGGTTTATAGATGTGATGAATTGGCTGTTGTGGTGCCTCCTGGGCGGCATCTTGCTGAAAAACTTGAAGAAATGGGCCTAGATGCGAATGACTTGGCTGCGCGTATGGGGTATACGCCCAAGGCGGTGAATGATATTTTGCAGGGCAATTGCCGCATTATGCCGGAAGTCGCAATCATGTTGGAGATGGTTACAGAAATCCCAGCTTCGTTTTGGCTGCGTAGCCAAATTGCTTATGATGAATACCTTTCACGCGAACTTATTAAGGCAACGCTTGAAAACCAACCCTTGTGGCGAAAATCTTTCCCGCCAGAATTGAATGCTCGTGATTGGGTGGAAAAAGACAAAGATAATGAGAAATCGGGCCTTTCGCTCCTCAAATTTTTCGCGGTGGCGTCCCCCAAGGCGTGGGACGGTTACTACAAGGATGCCCGCCTGAAGGTGGCGTTCCGCATTTCTCTTGCCGAGGTCAAGGACCCGTATGCCATGTCGGCATGGATTCGTCGGGGCGAGATTCTTTCGGATCAGGACCCGATGGAAAAATTGGGACAGATTCCTGTTCGCAAGCGCCTAAAGGCTGCACTCCCCGAAATCATCGCGTTTGCGGCGGCCAACAAGGTGCGCCCGAAGGGCAAAAAACGCATTACCTACTGGACGCCCGAGGCGGAGGTTGTTGACGACTGTATGACGGGGCTGCAGGAACTATGCCGTAAAATTGGAATTCGCGTGCTGTTCGTGCAGAATTTCAAGAGCGCCCCTATACATGGTATGTATCGCTGGTACAAGGATGTGCCATTGATTCAGTTGCACGACCGTTTTAAAAAGCGCGAAACGATGTGGTTTACGTTCTTCCATGAGCTGGCGCATGTGCTGTATCACGGAAAGAAGGGTATTTGTCTGCAGAATATTGAAATTACGCACAACTACCCCGAAAAAGAGGATGAGGCCAACTGCTTTGCGCAGAAATGCATGGTTGAAGCGGGATTTAAGGTGTAG
- a CDS encoding ABC transporter permease, protein MAAAQTNEWTTVIKPKSSLLSVDFGEIWQYRDLYRMFVKRDIVTWYKQTILGPLWFFIQPIMTTVMFMVVFGGIAKISTDGLPQPLFYLAGICLWTYFSECLNQTSKTFIENANMFGKVYFPRLVVPLATVTSNLVRLSIQMGLFFLVFAYYMIFTDAPVHPNLYALLTPVLIALIAALALGFGVLFSSLTTKYRDLTFLLSFIVQLWMYATPVIYPLSTIEDPRLKMLMQANPLTSIMETFKFGMLGVGEFSWAALGYTAGFAAFILALGVIVFNKIQRTFMDTV, encoded by the coding sequence ATGGCCGCGGCACAGACAAACGAATGGACAACAGTCATTAAGCCAAAGTCGAGCCTACTCTCGGTAGACTTCGGCGAAATCTGGCAGTACCGCGATTTGTACCGTATGTTCGTCAAGCGCGATATCGTCACGTGGTACAAACAAACTATTCTCGGCCCGCTGTGGTTTTTCATTCAACCCATCATGACCACCGTCATGTTCATGGTCGTGTTCGGCGGCATCGCGAAAATTTCGACAGACGGATTACCGCAGCCGCTATTCTACCTCGCCGGCATCTGCCTCTGGACATACTTTTCGGAATGCCTGAACCAGACGAGCAAAACCTTCATCGAGAACGCGAACATGTTCGGCAAGGTGTATTTCCCGCGCCTCGTGGTGCCGCTTGCCACCGTCACGAGCAACCTCGTGCGACTCAGCATCCAGATGGGGCTCTTTTTCCTGGTGTTCGCGTACTACATGATTTTCACCGACGCACCCGTGCACCCTAACTTGTACGCGCTGCTCACACCCGTGCTCATAGCGCTCATCGCCGCGCTCGCACTCGGCTTTGGCGTACTGTTCAGCAGCCTCACCACCAAGTACCGCGACCTCACATTTTTACTAAGCTTCATTGTGCAACTGTGGATGTACGCGACTCCAGTGATTTACCCGCTCAGCACCATCGAGGATCCGCGCCTCAAAATGCTCATGCAGGCAAACCCGCTCACCAGCATCATGGAAACGTTCAAGTTCGGCATGCTCGGCGTAGGCGAATTCAGCTGGGCCGCCCTCGGCTACACCGCCGGCTTCGCCGCCTTCATCCTGGCCCTGGGCGTAATCGTATTCAACAAGATACAGCGCACGTTCATGGACACGGTGTAA
- a CDS encoding glycosyltransferase family 2 protein, which translates to MKLSFVIPCYRSENTIETVVQEIRDTVATRTGTDYEIILVNDCSPDGVWQVIKRLAAEDSHIRGICLAKNFGQHCALMAGYAQTTGDYVISLDDDGQTPASETFKLVDKLEEGYDVVYGYYEHSAQHLFRRFGTWVNKKMAENIIGQPKTLRTTSFFIMRKFIVEEIVRYPHPFAYISGLVFRATKNLGNVEVQHRRRIEGESGYTIAGLIGLWINGFTAFSVKPLRAATFIGILCALVGFGAGIFVVYQKFMHPEVPVGYTSMLATLLFVGGMIMLLLGLIGEYVGRIYISINQSPQYVVRERTF; encoded by the coding sequence ATGAAACTCTCATTTGTAATTCCCTGCTACCGAAGCGAAAACACCATCGAGACCGTGGTGCAAGAAATCCGCGACACCGTCGCGACACGCACCGGCACCGATTACGAAATAATCCTGGTGAACGACTGCAGCCCCGACGGCGTGTGGCAAGTCATCAAGCGCCTCGCCGCCGAAGACAGCCATATCAGGGGAATCTGCCTCGCCAAGAACTTCGGGCAGCACTGCGCATTGATGGCCGGCTACGCACAAACTACCGGCGATTACGTGATAAGCCTCGACGACGATGGCCAAACCCCTGCCAGCGAAACATTCAAACTGGTTGACAAACTCGAAGAAGGCTATGACGTAGTGTACGGCTACTACGAACATTCCGCGCAGCACCTCTTCCGCCGCTTTGGCACGTGGGTCAACAAGAAAATGGCCGAAAACATCATCGGCCAGCCCAAGACGCTGCGCACTACGAGCTTCTTTATAATGCGCAAGTTCATCGTCGAAGAGATCGTGCGCTACCCCCACCCCTTCGCCTATATCAGCGGCCTTGTTTTCCGAGCGACCAAGAACTTGGGCAACGTCGAAGTCCAGCACCGACGCCGCATCGAAGGCGAATCCGGCTACACCATCGCAGGCCTAATCGGGCTCTGGATTAACGGCTTTACCGCGTTTTCCGTCAAGCCGCTCCGTGCAGCGACCTTCATCGGCATCCTCTGCGCCCTTGTGGGCTTTGGCGCAGGCATCTTCGTCGTTTACCAAAAGTTCATGCACCCCGAAGTTCCCGTGGGCTACACCAGCATGCTCGCCACGCTCCTCTTTGTGGGCGGCATGATTATGCTACTGCTCGGGCTTATCGGCGAATACGTAGGCCGCATCTACATCAGCATCAACCAGTCGCCGCAATACGTGGTGCGCGAACGGACATTCTAG
- a CDS encoding Gfo/Idh/MocA family protein has product MKKEPYQIAFIGGGINSAIGEVHKAASQMDGHFELVAGAFSTHAETNKKTAEVWGVPAERTYANYRELLEAEKGKLDAVVVLAPTDLHKDIVIDALRAGFPVICEKSLATSFEEGEAIAKVVAETKGFFCTTYNYTGYPMVRELKQFIADGKLGKIQQVQVEMPQEGFMRLGSHNEPPKPQAWRLKDTVIPKISLDLGSHLHNMIYFLTGERPERIVADQATFGLFPQIVDNVGALAQYTNNMRAQVWFSKTALGNRNGLRIRVYGSEGSAEWFQLEPETLKTCDLRGNVSLRDRTGDVKIANQQRYNRFKAGHPAGFIEAFANYYKDIADCLRQYFETGRFTSQYVCGIRTSLEGLAMMQAAARSAQSNKWENV; this is encoded by the coding sequence ATGAAAAAGGAACCTTACCAGATTGCCTTTATCGGCGGCGGCATCAATTCCGCCATCGGCGAAGTCCACAAGGCGGCAAGCCAGATGGACGGTCATTTTGAATTGGTGGCGGGCGCATTCAGCACCCACGCCGAAACGAACAAGAAGACCGCCGAAGTCTGGGGCGTACCTGCCGAACGCACCTACGCAAACTACCGCGAACTCCTCGAAGCCGAAAAAGGCAAACTCGACGCCGTCGTAGTGCTTGCCCCCACCGACCTGCACAAAGATATCGTTATCGATGCACTCCGGGCAGGCTTCCCCGTGATTTGCGAAAAGTCGCTCGCCACAAGTTTCGAAGAAGGCGAAGCCATCGCGAAGGTTGTCGCCGAAACCAAGGGATTCTTTTGCACCACATACAACTACACCGGTTACCCGATGGTGCGCGAACTCAAGCAGTTCATCGCCGACGGCAAACTCGGCAAAATCCAGCAGGTGCAAGTCGAAATGCCGCAAGAAGGCTTTATGCGACTGGGTTCGCACAACGAGCCGCCCAAGCCGCAGGCCTGGCGCCTCAAGGATACCGTCATCCCGAAGATTTCGCTGGACCTCGGCAGCCACCTGCACAACATGATATACTTTTTGACAGGCGAGCGCCCGGAACGCATCGTTGCCGACCAGGCAACCTTCGGGCTTTTCCCGCAGATTGTAGATAACGTAGGGGCCCTTGCGCAGTACACCAACAACATGCGCGCGCAGGTCTGGTTCAGCAAGACGGCACTCGGCAACCGCAATGGCCTGCGCATTCGCGTGTACGGCAGTGAAGGCAGCGCCGAATGGTTCCAGCTGGAGCCCGAAACGCTCAAAACATGCGACCTGCGGGGCAACGTAAGCCTGCGCGACCGCACCGGCGACGTGAAAATTGCAAACCAGCAGCGCTACAACCGCTTCAAGGCGGGCCACCCTGCAGGCTTTATCGAAGCCTTCGCCAACTACTACAAAGATATCGCCGACTGCCTCAGGCAATATTTCGAGACAGGCCGTTTTACAAGCCAATATGTTTGCGGAATCCGCACATCGCTCGAAGGCCTTGCCATGATGCAGGCCGCCGCCCGCTCCGCACAGAGCAACAAATGGGAGAACGTATGA
- a CDS encoding acetyl-CoA carboxylase biotin carboxylase subunit family protein has product MTSKKLLILGGGHAEIPMIKAAKELGWYVITTGNNRDGLGHPYADKTVFADFSDKEAMLELARTEGVQAVCSGCNDFSLLSTVYVSEKLGLPGHDSYATSLEIHHKDKYRALATRLGIPTPRAITVDVANTDAASSTEFDKAIASLTYPIIVKPVDLTGGKGIHRANNPEEARTAYKDACSRTRQDHIVVEEFVTGTNHGFSAMLVKSKVAFAFADNEQYFMNKYMVSGANSPSTSSNETLAKLRNYCERIASDLHLVDGILHIQYIEKADGTPVIIEICRRAPGDLYIKFVQYATGIDYPKFIVMAETGEDISGIQDKPTQGYWLRHCLMPGPEIKKGDTVREVVFDPEIQGNIVDKLLWYTPGETIADKLTYKAGIVFFRFNTSEEMADKTARMTDLVKIKVN; this is encoded by the coding sequence ATGACGTCCAAGAAGCTTCTCATTTTAGGCGGCGGCCACGCCGAAATCCCGATGATAAAGGCCGCCAAAGAACTCGGCTGGTACGTGATTACTACGGGTAACAACCGCGACGGTCTCGGGCACCCTTATGCCGACAAGACGGTTTTTGCAGACTTCAGCGACAAAGAAGCGATGCTTGAATTAGCACGCACCGAAGGTGTTCAGGCGGTTTGCTCCGGATGCAACGACTTCTCGTTGCTTTCGACCGTTTACGTGAGCGAAAAACTCGGATTGCCAGGGCACGACAGTTACGCGACAAGCCTAGAGATTCACCACAAGGACAAGTACCGCGCGCTCGCTACAAGGCTCGGCATCCCGACACCGCGCGCCATTACAGTTGATGTCGCAAACACGGACGCCGCAAGCAGCACTGAATTTGACAAAGCCATCGCAAGCCTCACCTACCCCATCATCGTCAAGCCCGTTGACCTCACCGGCGGCAAAGGAATCCACCGTGCGAACAACCCGGAAGAAGCACGCACCGCCTACAAAGACGCCTGCAGCCGCACACGGCAAGACCACATCGTGGTCGAGGAGTTCGTCACCGGCACAAACCACGGTTTTTCTGCCATGCTCGTGAAGAGCAAAGTCGCATTTGCATTCGCCGATAACGAGCAGTACTTTATGAACAAGTACATGGTGAGCGGAGCGAACTCGCCGAGCACATCGAGCAACGAGACTCTCGCAAAACTCCGCAACTACTGCGAACGCATTGCCAGCGATTTGCACTTGGTCGACGGCATTTTGCACATCCAGTACATCGAAAAAGCCGACGGCACTCCCGTAATCATCGAAATCTGCCGCCGCGCTCCCGGCGATTTGTACATCAAGTTCGTGCAATACGCCACCGGAATCGACTACCCGAAATTCATTGTGATGGCCGAAACCGGCGAAGATATTTCTGGCATCCAGGATAAGCCCACGCAGGGCTACTGGCTACGCCACTGCCTAATGCCAGGCCCCGAAATAAAAAAGGGCGATACCGTCCGCGAAGTCGTTTTCGACCCCGAAATCCAGGGGAATATCGTCGACAAACTGCTGTGGTACACACCCGGCGAAACCATTGCAGACAAACTAACATATAAGGCCGGAATAGTATTCTTCCGATTCAATACCTCCGAAGAAATGGCCGACAAGACCGCCAGAATGACGGATTTAGTGAAGATTAAAGTCAATTAA
- the rffA gene encoding dTDP-4-amino-4,6-dideoxygalactose transaminase, whose product MIKIPFNQPPFVGPEIDYVKQAVESGRICGDGQFNQKCHAWLENRTGVARALLTTSCTHALEMSALLCGIQPGDEVIMPSFTFVSTADAFAMRGAKCVFVDIRPDTMNLDEKLIEGAITEKTKVIVPVHYAGVACEMDTINDIARRHNLYVIEDAAQGMMSTYKGRSLGALGDFGCYSYHETKNYSMGEGGAILIKDKKYADHAEIIREKGTNRVQFHRGEVDKYTWVELGSSYLPSELNAAYLYAELENAQKIYDNRMASWNAYREQLQLLADAGDLQLPYIPAECVHNAHMFYLKVADLKTRTALIAHLVQNGILAVFHYVPLHNAPAGKRFGRFYGEDICTTRESDRLLRLPMFYGLKPADLEFVCGKVKEFFGK is encoded by the coding sequence ATGATTAAGATTCCTTTCAACCAGCCGCCCTTCGTGGGGCCCGAAATTGATTACGTAAAACAGGCCGTCGAAAGCGGACGTATTTGCGGCGATGGGCAGTTCAACCAGAAATGCCACGCCTGGCTGGAAAACAGGACCGGAGTTGCGCGGGCGCTCCTTACCACCAGTTGTACGCATGCGCTCGAGATGTCGGCGCTGCTTTGCGGCATACAGCCCGGCGATGAAGTCATCATGCCTTCGTTCACGTTCGTGAGTACCGCCGACGCCTTCGCGATGCGCGGAGCAAAATGCGTTTTCGTAGACATCCGGCCCGACACGATGAACCTGGACGAAAAACTCATCGAAGGTGCCATTACCGAAAAGACAAAGGTCATCGTACCGGTGCATTACGCCGGCGTTGCCTGCGAGATGGACACGATTAACGACATCGCTCGCCGCCACAACCTTTATGTTATCGAAGACGCTGCGCAGGGAATGATGTCTACCTACAAGGGGCGCTCTCTCGGTGCCCTCGGCGACTTTGGCTGCTACAGCTATCACGAAACCAAGAACTACAGCATGGGCGAAGGCGGCGCAATCCTCATCAAGGACAAGAAATACGCCGACCATGCCGAAATCATCCGCGAAAAAGGAACTAACCGCGTGCAGTTCCATCGCGGCGAAGTAGATAAATATACCTGGGTCGAGCTCGGTTCCAGTTACCTGCCGAGCGAACTGAATGCGGCATACCTGTACGCCGAACTCGAAAACGCGCAGAAGATTTACGACAACCGCATGGCCAGCTGGAACGCCTACCGCGAACAGCTGCAGCTGCTCGCCGACGCAGGCGATTTGCAACTCCCCTACATTCCGGCAGAATGCGTACACAATGCGCACATGTTCTACCTGAAAGTTGCCGACCTCAAGACGCGAACCGCACTCATCGCACACCTCGTGCAGAACGGAATTCTCGCTGTTTTCCATTACGTGCCGCTCCACAACGCCCCTGCCGGCAAGCGGTTCGGGCGATTCTACGGCGAAGACATTTGCACCACCCGCGAAAGCGACCGGCTGTTGCGCCTGCCCATGTTCTATGGCCTCAAGCCCGCCGACCTGGAATTCGTGTGCGGCAAAGTGAAGGAATTCTTCGGGAAGTAA
- the gltA gene encoding NADPH-dependent glutamate synthase, which yields MSEHLTREQLDAAAKVELEKINALPKPLKPKDKTAIPAQPMPQLEPSYRARVMEEVAQGYTEAQAIVEANRCLACKNQPCVESCPVHIDIPAFIAKIAEGDFKAAIAKIKETSLLPAICGRVCPQERQCQMNCTMGKMHKDVNQAVAIGRLERFAADYERNNGGASVPAVKPATGKKVAVIGSGPAGLVVAADVRREGHDVTIFEAFHKLGGVVRYGIPEFRLPKKIVDNEIESLAAMGVKFETNFVIGRTRKLKDLIEKDGFDAVFVGTGAGLPLFMNIEGENLVGVFAANEYLTRANLMRAYDKEHADTPMWPGKNVVVLGGGNVAMDAARMALRLGAEKVRIVYRRSMNELPARKEEVLHAQEEGVEFCVLQNPAKILGDEAGHVRGMLVDKYELGEPDEKGRPRPVKVEGASFEIECDTVLVAIGNGSNPLISNTTPELSVDKKGHILLEDATANKTFMEKVYAGGDIVLGAATVILAMGEGRRAAAGINEFLKK from the coding sequence ATGTCTGAACATTTGACTCGTGAACAGTTGGACGCCGCCGCCAAGGTGGAACTTGAAAAGATTAACGCCCTCCCGAAGCCGCTCAAGCCGAAGGACAAGACTGCCATTCCGGCCCAGCCGATGCCGCAGCTTGAACCCAGCTACCGTGCCCGCGTGATGGAAGAAGTGGCTCAGGGTTACACCGAAGCTCAGGCTATCGTGGAAGCTAACCGCTGCCTCGCTTGTAAGAACCAGCCTTGCGTCGAAAGCTGCCCGGTGCACATCGACATTCCGGCCTTCATCGCAAAGATTGCCGAAGGTGACTTCAAGGCCGCTATCGCAAAGATTAAGGAAACCAGCTTGCTCCCGGCAATCTGCGGCCGTGTTTGCCCGCAGGAACGCCAGTGCCAGATGAACTGCACCATGGGCAAGATGCACAAGGACGTGAACCAGGCTGTGGCTATCGGCCGCCTGGAACGCTTTGCTGCCGACTACGAACGCAACAACGGTGGCGCCTCTGTGCCGGCCGTGAAGCCCGCTACCGGCAAGAAGGTTGCCGTTATCGGTTCCGGTCCTGCTGGCTTGGTCGTCGCTGCCGACGTTCGCCGCGAAGGCCACGACGTGACCATCTTCGAAGCTTTCCACAAGCTCGGTGGCGTGGTCCGCTACGGCATTCCTGAATTCCGTCTGCCCAAGAAGATCGTTGACAACGAAATCGAATCTCTCGCAGCCATGGGCGTGAAGTTTGAGACAAATTTTGTCATCGGTCGTACCCGCAAGCTCAAGGACTTGATTGAAAAGGATGGTTTCGATGCCGTGTTCGTCGGTACCGGTGCAGGCCTCCCGCTCTTCATGAACATCGAAGGTGAAAACCTCGTCGGTGTGTTCGCCGCTAACGAATACCTGACCCGCGCCAACCTCATGCGCGCCTACGACAAGGAACATGCCGATACTCCGATGTGGCCCGGCAAGAATGTGGTGGTTCTCGGTGGTGGTAACGTCGCTATGGACGCTGCCCGTATGGCTCTCCGTCTCGGTGCCGAAAAGGTCCGCATCGTTTACCGCCGCAGCATGAACGAACTTCCGGCCCGTAAGGAAGAAGTTCTCCATGCCCAGGAAGAGGGTGTCGAATTCTGCGTCTTGCAGAACCCGGCCAAGATTCTTGGCGACGAAGCCGGCCACGTTCGTGGCATGCTCGTCGACAAGTACGAACTCGGCGAACCTGACGAAAAGGGCCGTCCGCGTCCGGTCAAGGTCGAAGGTGCAAGCTTTGAAATCGAATGCGACACCGTGCTCGTTGCTATCGGTAACGGTTCCAACCCGCTTATCAGCAACACCACGCCGGAACTCTCCGTCGACAAGAAGGGTCACATCCTTCTCGAAGATGCAACCGCCAACAAGACCTTTATGGAGAAGGTTTATGCCGGTGGTGACATCGTGCTCGGCGCTGCTACGGTCATTCTCGCCATGGGTGAGGGTCGCCGTGCTGCCGCTGGAATTAATGAATTCCTGAAGAAGTAA
- a CDS encoding sulfide/dihydroorotate dehydrogenase-like FAD/NAD-binding protein, with amino-acid sequence MAKILFKKQLSPAVFQFRVEAPLIAQERKAGQFIILQTNKDNGERVPLTIADADTTEGSITLIFQTVGKTTTELSKFEVGDDIPVLVGPLGSPTHIENFGHVVCVCGGVGIAPMHPIVQAMKKAGNKVTIIMGARNESLFLMKEEMTALADEIIFMTDDGSYGRKGLVTEPLKELCEDTKGKPDMVLAIGPPVMMKFCALTTKPYGVKTVVSLNSIMVDGTGMCGGCRVTIGGKTKFVCVDGPEFDGHEVDWNNMLQRMGAFKPQEQEALHRFGANDGHKCNIDKMADAKAKESK; translated from the coding sequence ATGGCAAAAATTCTCTTTAAAAAACAGTTATCTCCTGCGGTATTCCAATTCCGCGTCGAGGCCCCGCTGATCGCTCAAGAGCGTAAGGCCGGCCAGTTCATCATCCTCCAGACGAACAAGGACAACGGCGAACGCGTGCCCCTCACCATCGCTGATGCCGACACGACTGAAGGCTCCATCACCCTGATTTTCCAGACCGTCGGTAAGACCACCACCGAACTTTCCAAGTTCGAAGTCGGTGACGATATCCCGGTGCTCGTGGGCCCGCTGGGTTCCCCGACCCACATCGAGAATTTTGGCCACGTGGTTTGCGTGTGCGGTGGCGTGGGCATTGCCCCGATGCACCCGATTGTCCAGGCCATGAAGAAGGCCGGCAACAAGGTCACTATCATCATGGGTGCCCGTAACGAGAGCCTCTTCCTCATGAAGGAAGAAATGACCGCCCTCGCCGACGAAATCATTTTCATGACCGATGACGGCTCCTACGGCCGCAAGGGTCTCGTGACCGAACCGCTGAAGGAACTCTGCGAAGACACGAAGGGCAAGCCCGACATGGTGCTCGCCATCGGTCCTCCGGTTATGATGAAGTTCTGCGCCCTCACCACCAAGCCCTACGGCGTGAAGACCGTCGTGAGCCTCAACAGCATCATGGTGGACGGGACCGGCATGTGCGGTGGCTGCCGCGTGACTATCGGCGGCAAGACGAAGTTCGTCTGCGTCGATGGCCCGGAATTCGACGGCCACGAGGTCGACTGGAACAACATGCTCCAGCGTATGGGCGCCTTCAAGCCCCAGGAACAGGAAGCCTTGCACCGCTTCGGTGCCAATGACGGCCACAAGTGCAACATTGATAAGATGGCTGACGCAAAGGCCAAGGAGAGCAAGTAA
- a CDS encoding alpha/beta fold hydrolase, whose amino-acid sequence MSEELVQCVRTAGFEMEYAKFGNGPRALVIIPGLAIKSVMKSAASLQVPYKMFTEGYTLYFFDRRKDVDPGYSLEEMARDQVLAMQALGLKDVALYGVSQGGMVAQHIAATHPELVWKLVLGCSTSKPEPEQLEVIGNWARLARAHDREGLVEAFIRDCFSSKFAERYSRALRAMYKDVSEADMDRFAIFARECDNVDTGDMLASIRCPVLVLAASEDRVVLPIASDKIVARLKAANVPYEFQMFEGYGHAAFDEIKEYKDRILAFLQK is encoded by the coding sequence ATGAGCGAAGAACTTGTACAGTGTGTCCGCACCGCCGGATTCGAGATGGAATACGCGAAGTTCGGCAACGGCCCGCGCGCCCTCGTGATTATTCCGGGGCTTGCCATCAAGAGCGTGATGAAATCCGCAGCCTCCCTGCAGGTGCCTTACAAGATGTTCACCGAGGGCTACACGCTCTACTTTTTTGACCGGCGCAAGGATGTTGACCCGGGTTACTCCCTCGAGGAGATGGCTCGCGACCAGGTGCTTGCCATGCAGGCGCTCGGCCTCAAGGACGTGGCGCTCTACGGCGTTTCGCAGGGTGGCATGGTGGCCCAGCATATCGCGGCGACGCACCCGGAACTCGTGTGGAAACTCGTGCTCGGCTGTTCGACATCGAAGCCGGAACCGGAACAGCTTGAAGTCATCGGGAACTGGGCGCGCCTTGCCCGCGCGCACGACCGCGAGGGACTCGTCGAAGCCTTCATCCGCGACTGCTTCTCGTCGAAGTTCGCTGAACGCTACAGCCGCGCGCTACGTGCCATGTACAAGGACGTTTCCGAAGCCGACATGGACCGCTTCGCCATATTCGCCCGCGAGTGCGATAACGTGGATACCGGCGACATGCTTGCAAGCATCAGGTGCCCGGTGCTCGTACTTGCCGCAAGCGAAGACCGCGTCGTTCTGCCTATCGCCTCCGACAAGATTGTGGCGCGGTTGAAGGCTGCGAATGTCCCATACGAATTCCAGATGTTCGAGGGCTACGGCCACGCCGCCTTCGACGAAATCAAGGAATACAAGGACCGCATCCTCGCGTTCCTGCAAAAGTAA